One Lemur catta isolate mLemCat1 chromosome 15, mLemCat1.pri, whole genome shotgun sequence genomic window carries:
- the SPACA3 gene encoding sperm acrosome membrane-associated protein 3 has product MGLDTGGGPASSRCGVEVDSRSSCLSRPPGLVSRLPPQSSALSQSGRGSASSARMEVRSGAPGRQLCPPAITLLALVPLLSCLFASSEAKVFSRCELARVLQDFGLDGYRGHSLADWVCLAYFTSGFNTGAVDHEADGSTNNGIFQISSRKWCKSLIPNATNRCRMYCTDLLNPNLKDTVICAMKIAQEPQGLGSWEAWRHHCQGKDLADWVDGCDLCLSETKHLSASAPHLSTWAGLQVDSKKLTTKSLPPFLVWRPPCLALLLVAADPHAPATLGWCPGRNSRGFRFTSPCSPAPSRGRKFNTREAPQKAALSLTSLQGGCLKEEGGRIVRTTVDVVPRAAIQVTG; this is encoded by the exons ATGGGCTTGGACACGGGTGGAGGCCCCGCATCCTCACGCTGCGGGGTGGAG GTGGACAGCAG GAGTAGCTGTCTGAGCCGACCACCAGGGCTGGTGAGCCGCCTGCCACCCCAAAGCTCGGCTCTGAGCCAGAGTGGCAGGGGCTCCGCGTCCTCCGCCCGCATGGAAGTTAGGAGCGGGGCTCCCGGGAGGCAGCTGTGTCCGCCTGCCATCACCCTGCTGGCCCTCGTCCCTCTGCTCAGCTGCCTGTTCGCCTCCAGCGAAGCCAAGGTCTTCAGTCGCTGTGAGCTGGCCAGAGTGCTACAGGACTTTGGTCTGGACGGATACCGGGGGCACAGCCTGGCCGACT GGgtctgcctggcttatttcaccagCGGCTTCAACACGGGCGCTGTGGACCATGAGGCCGACGGAAGCACCAACAACGGCATCTTCCAGATCAGCAGCCGGAAGTGGTGCAAAAGCCTCATCCCGAACGCCACCAACCGGTGCCGGATGTACTGCACTG ACTTGTTGAATCCTAACCTCAAGGACACTGTTATCTGTGCCATGAAGATAGCCCAAGAGCCCCAGGGTCTGGGCTCCTG GGAGGCCTGGAGGCATCACTGCCAGGGCAAGGACCTTGCTGACTGGGTGGATGGCTGTGACTT GTGCCTGTCGGAGACCAAGCACCTCAGTGCTTCTGCACCTCACCTGTCCACCTGGGCTGGGCTTCAGGTGGACTCTAAAAAGCTGACCACGAAAAGTTTGCCTCCATTCCTCGT ATGGCGGCCACCGTGCTTGGCCCTCCTGCTGGTGGCTGCGGACCCGCATGCTCCTGCCACCCTGGGGTGGTGCCCAGGGAGGAACTCCAGGGGCTTCCGCTTCACCTCTCCCTGCTCTCCAGCGCCCTCTCGTGGCAGGAAATTCAA CACGCGGGAAGCTCCGCAGAAGGCAGCGCTGTCCCTCACTAGCCTGCAAGGTGGGTGTCTGAAGGAGGAAGGTGGGCGGATTGTCAGGACCACGGTGGATGTGGTGCCAAGAGCAGCCATCCAGGTGACAGGGTGA